A region of the Corynebacterium renale genome:
CGCGCAGCCCAGCGCCAAGCACGAACTGCATAACCAAGATCAGCATGCTTCCGGTCGCCGGGCCAAGCAGGCCATCATAAAACCCAAGCAGCAAGGTTCCACACGCCAACCCGCCAAGCAAGCCCGCGGTGGGCGCACCCGTGCGCGGGGCCACCTTAATGCGCGGCTGGATAAACAACACGTACGCCAAAACCACCGCCAGCGACGCCACGAGCAGCGGCGTGAACTGGTCCGTATTCATCCGGCTGGCCAACCACACACCAATGAGCACGCCTGGCAGACCGCCGCCGAGTGCTGCGAGCGCCGTGCGGGTATCCGGGCTGGCGACGCCTTCCGTCCGACGAAAACGGCTGAAAGACACCGCATTTCCCACCGCCGCCGACACCTTATTCAGCGCCATAATCGGCGCCACGGCGCTAGCATTCGGGCCGGCGAACGCAAACAACGCCGGAATCTGGATCATCCCGCCGCCGCCAGTCGTCGCATCCACGATGCCCGCAGCCGTTCCGATGAGCAGAAGAATCAGCAGCGCTACCCATAAAGTGGGCTCGCCCAGTGAAGCGTCCCACGGCAGCCCAGAAGCCATCACGTCAATCATGCTTAAAAGTCTGCTCCACGCCAGTTACCAGCAACAAACTCTCGCACTGTTAACTTTGCCACGCGCACGCCGCAGAATTCGTATCCCCATCTTCCGGGTCCACGGTCCCCTCATACGTGGAACCATACCAGTACGTCCCTTCTGGGAGGGCGGCGACGACGGCCTTGGTGACGTCGCGAAGCTCCATATCCGTGACAGCGGTGATTGTTGCGCGGTGCAGGACCTCCGCAATCGGGGCATGGCCCTCACGCTGCGCAAACTCAGTAGCTAGCATGCTGTCCGGCTCACAGGTGAAATTCGTCTCCGCCGACCACACCTGCGGGTTGGTCAGACCCGCCTGCTCCAATGTGGCGGGCAGTTCCTGCTGGGTCTCCTGCCACACACTCGGAATAATGAGCAACTGTAGGCGCGTATACACCGGACGGGATTGCGTAGTCATGCTGACCACAATAGCCCCGACTACGCGTCGCGGTGACTAAGCACTTCCCACGCCCCAGCCGCCCCACGCGGATCCGAGCACGTGATTTCCAGGACCTTGCCCTCCCCGTACGTCACGCGGATGCCTTCACCACTGCGGGTTATCAGGCCACGGCGGCCGTCGAAAGCATTCGAAATACGCAGGCCCACACCGCCATATTCCGCGATCGTGATATCCACAGCTGTGATGTCAGTGATCTCTGCCAGGGGGATATGCTTCTTCGGAAGGCCCAGAGCAGACCGGTATTCCAACCCACCTTTGTTCAAGGTCACCGTGAACCACAGCGTGGCCGCCATCAGTACGCTGCTCAGAAGCGCGACCAAGAGGATGATCCAATCCATCGCGATCTGACCTATCAGGAAAAGGACCACCGCCAGGGCATACATGGTGCTCGCAATGCCACTCGACGGATGCGCGTACCCCACCCACACGATCTCCGCGCCGGGAGCAACGTTAATCTGGCGCGGTTCGTAGGTAATGAGGTCCGTGTTGGATTCAGGCACGTTCACCAGCGCGCCGGCTACCACCCCGACCACACCGCTCATAGCCATGATCAACAACATTGCGCCGAGGCCCAGACGCGGACTCGGGTCAGCGGCCGAAATGTAGAAAGTCCACGCCGTAATAAGAGCGATGCACGTGGCCACGAAATACCCGCCACCGATGTTGACGCGCGCAGACTTCCCGGCGGGTGCCGCATTGCGCCCAATCCACCAGAACATAGCCAGCAGGAACACCTGCATTGCAGCCATAGCCCACCAGAAAGCCCACGGTTGCATGAAGTTATCCGGCTCTCCACTAAACGTGAAATGCACCGGCATCTGCCCAGTGATCCGATTCGCAAAAAATGCTGCCACCGCCTGCCCAAGGGCTGCGATGCCCACTGCGGGCCAAACGTACCGTGTCATGCCAATCCCTCTTCTTTCAAAATTTTTACAACGTCCTGGAGACCAAGGCCCTCCGCCTGAGCGACCCGCGCTAACCTGCGTGCAAGCTCCGGCGATTGTTTACTGTGCGCGAGCCCCAGAACTATCGCCCCACGACCACGGCGCAGCTCAATCACCTTCTCATCCCTGAGCAACCGGTACGCCTCAAGGACAGTATTGCGGTTCAGACCCAAGGTCTTAGCCAAACTGGCGGCAGTGGGCAGCTTCTCCCCTTCGGGAAGATCGCCGCTTTCTACCTGGCTGCGAATCTGACCGGCAATCTGCCTGAAAATCGGGCGTGGATCTGCGGGGTCAGTTACTATCAGCATGCCTTCAGCATAGTACTAGTTGTACTAGTTGTGCTAGTTCTAGAATCGATACTTTCTTAGGGGACATGGGAAGGGAATAGAAAGCGCAGGGCTGGATTGCATCAGCTCTTCGTCTTGGATCTCGCATACACCCCGTCATGCAACTGCGAATCTAATTCGGGTAAACCCCTATCTCCGCCAGCAGCAGCGGGGAACGTCCAAATAAAAAGGCGGGCCCCCGCTCATGCGAGGACCCTGACCTGTATTCTACGGGCGCGAAGACCCGTTGCATGCGAGCAACTCTATCTTAAGGAGTCTGATTCTCAACCTTGAGCTCAAGGCAAACGAAAGCCGGGAGCCACTCCATCAGAGTGACTCCCGGCTGTTTTGTACCCCGTACGGGATTTGAACCCGTGTTACCGCCGTGAGAGGGCGGCGTCCTAGGCCGCTAGACGAACGGGGCATTAGGACGCAAACTTAATTGTTTGCAGCTGGCCTACCAGGACTCGAACCTAGAATGACGGTACCAGAAACCGTTGTGTTGCCAATTACACCATAGGCCAATGTTGTTTCAGCGCCCTGCGCTGTGCAACGGGTAATAATATAACCCGAGGCGCTGAAAGAACACAAATCGCCAGTTCAGGCCACAATTCATGCAGCCACACAAGGCTAGTTTGCCGGTGCAGCTTCCA
Encoded here:
- a CDS encoding sulfite exporter TauE/SafE family protein, yielding MIDVMASGLPWDASLGEPTLWVALLILLLIGTAAGIVDATTGGGGMIQIPALFAFAGPNASAVAPIMALNKVSAAVGNAVSFSRFRRTEGVASPDTRTALAALGGGLPGVLIGVWLASRMNTDQFTPLLVASLAVVLAYVLFIQPRIKVAPRTGAPTAGLLGGLACGTLLLGFYDGLLGPATGSMLILVMQFVLGAGLRAGLATAKLVQFLFNLTAAIAYAFIAMPALGAVVALSAGNAIGGWLGTKIVARIDDRVLRLLVAVGVAGSIALTVFSS
- a CDS encoding DUF1648 domain-containing protein, encoding MTRYVWPAVGIAALGQAVAAFFANRITGQMPVHFTFSGEPDNFMQPWAFWWAMAAMQVFLLAMFWWIGRNAAPAGKSARVNIGGGYFVATCIALITAWTFYISAADPSPRLGLGAMLLIMAMSGVVGVVAGALVNVPESNTDLITYEPRQINVAPGAEIVWVGYAHPSSGIASTMYALAVVLFLIGQIAMDWIILLVALLSSVLMAATLWFTVTLNKGGLEYRSALGLPKKHIPLAEITDITAVDITIAEYGGVGLRISNAFDGRRGLITRSGEGIRVTYGEGKVLEITCSDPRGAAGAWEVLSHRDA
- a CDS encoding GntR family transcriptional regulator; translated protein: MLIVTDPADPRPIFRQIAGQIRSQVESGDLPEGEKLPTAASLAKTLGLNRNTVLEAYRLLRDEKVIELRRGRGAIVLGLAHSKQSPELARRLARVAQAEGLGLQDVVKILKEEGLA